The Gavia stellata isolate bGavSte3 chromosome 1, bGavSte3.hap2, whole genome shotgun sequence genome has a segment encoding these proteins:
- the KEL gene encoding kell blood group glycoprotein produces the protein MRTLPETCDQELRTGAKKERCLQGKSLLLCTLLLSTLLGFTLLITYIMMTCALGSCDAELGLTLLARLLNSRNDTVDPCEDFYKYACGSWEGKHSSRTTEESLNVFDVLLEENQLILKRLLEGPQFGIRGSAKEKAIQFYRSCMDTQRIESQGTQPLKDLLNQVGGWNITGVGKAKDFNETLQTLMGRYSTFPFFRVHVGPSPFDLKTNIIQIDHPEFEMPPESKFKEKNYLEVLRVYLSYLKKLGGLLGGPQDGPPDSFSLTLSFISNLQQVVTPLQKRQQRGMLFFRTTIRELQEKAPAIDWLSCLQAVFHPMPMNLSQPIAVHDMDYLRGMSQLIEQWQKERVLHIYMIVCLVGNLSPALDSRFQDARLELSKILYGKTGSRMFPAERWRKCLTDTSSFFEPVLGQMIVQEIFPQQTKKLAEQMFSEIQDALYSQLDQLEWMDEQTRQEAKVLVSKLQVEIGYPAHILQTAKVNLDYQNLEINEDTFFLNMVACLKVLRENSYLKLLQHHTQDNWHVSPWTVHSYYSIRHHMVVFPAGMFRSPFFHMEFPSAVNFGAIGVFMAHELLHTFYGYVLPGGCPTCNRSALQKSIDCLVEQYESYSFKVNGTFTLLENTADTGGLAIAYQAYKNWLKKHKEEKDLPKIGLSHDQLFYLSFAHTMCGHQDPEKLQSSLNTDPHSPLPLRVCGPVSNSQDFAKHFHCSSGSPMNPDNKCHIW, from the exons ATGAGGACTCTTCCAGAG acTTGTGACCAGGAGCTGAGAACAGGTGCAAAGAAAGAACGATGCCTTCAGGGGAAAAGCCTACTGCTGTGTACACTTCTTCTCAGTACTCTCCTTGGCTTTACACTGCTTATCACCTACATCATGATGACTTGTGCTCTAG GATCCTGTGATGCCGAGCTGGGTCTTACACTGTTGGCCAGACTCCTGAATTCTAGGAATGACACTGTAGACCCCTGTGAGGATTTCTACAAATATGCCTGTGGCAGCTGGGAAGGCAAACACTCAAGCAGAACCACAGAAGAATCACTAAATGTATTTGATGTGTTGTTGGAAGAAAACCAGTTGATCCTGAAAAGGCTTTTAG agggCCCACAGTTTGGGATAAGAGGCTCAGCTAAGGAGAAAGCAATCCAGTTCTATCGCTCCTGCATGGATACACAACGGATAGAATCCCAAGGAACTCAACCATTGAAGGACCTCCTAAATCAG GTTGGTGGATGGAATATCACAGGTgtgggaaaagcaaaagattttaaTGAAACTCTTCAGACCCTTATGGGCAGATACAGcacctttccctttttcagAGTCCATGTGGGACCTAGTCCTTTTGACCTCAAGACCAATATTATTCAG ATTGACCATCCTGAGTTTGAGATGCCACCTGAGAGtaaattcaaagagaaaaattatcttGAG GTTCTCCGTGTGTATCTCTCATATTTGAAGAAACTGGGGGGCCTACTTGGAGGGCCACAGGATGGTCCCCCTGATTCCTTTTCCCTTACCTTGTCCTTCATCTCTAACCTCCAGCAAGTTGTCACCCCACTGcagaaaagacagcagagagggatgcTGTTCTTTCGCACTACCATTAGGGAGCTACAG GAAAAGGCACCTGCTATTGACTGGTTGTCATGTCTCCAGGCTGTCTTCCATCCTATGCCAATGAACCTCTCTCAGCCAATTGCAGTGCATGACATGGATTACTTAAGAGGCATGTCACAACTCATCGAACAATGGCAGAAGGAAAG GGTCCTTCACATTTATATGATTGTTTGTCTGGTTGGGAATCTCTCCCCAGCCCTTGACAGTCGATTCCAAGATGCACGCCTGGAGCTATCTAAGATTCTTTATGGAAAAACGGGATCTAGAATG TTCCCAGCTGAGCGCTGGAGGAAGTGCTTGACTGATACCAGCTCTTTCTTTGAGCCAGTTCTAGGGCAGATGATCGTACAAGAAATTTTCCCTCAGCAGACCAAGAAACTT GCTGAGCAGATGTTCTCTGAGATCCAAGATGCCCTCTATAGTCAACTGGATCAGTTGGAGTGGATGGATGAGCAGACTCGCCAAGAGGCTAAAGTCTTG GTTTCCAAACTACAAGTGGAGATTGGCTATCCAGCTCACATACTCCAGACTGCCAAAGTGAACCTGGACTACCAGAAT TTGGAGATAAATGAagacacttttttcctcaatatGGTGGCTTGCTTGAAAGTACTGAGGGAAAATTCCTACTTGAAACTCCTTCAGCATCACACACAGGATAA ctgGCATGTGTCCCCCTGGACTGTGCATTCGTACTACTCAATAAGGCACCACATGGTGGTCTTTCCTGCTGGAATGTTCCGTAGCCCTTTTTTCCACATGGAGTTTCCCAG tgctgtgaaTTTTGGAGCCATTGGGGTCTTCATGGCGCATGAACTTCTTCACACATTCTATGGTTATG tgctGCCTGGGGGCTGTCCTACATGCAACAGGAGTGCACTACAGAAATCTATAGACTGCTTGGTTGAACAGTATGAAAGCTATAGCTTTAAGGTTAATGGTACTTTTACACTGTTGGAGAATACAGCTGACACTGGAGGGCTCGCCATCGCTTACCAG GCCTATAAGAATTGGctgaaaaagcacaaagaagagaaggatTTACCTAAGATTGGACTTTCACACGACCAGCTCTTCTACCTCAGTTTTGCTCAT acAATGTGTGGACACCAGGATCCTGAGAAACTACAGTCTTCCCTGAACACAGATCCGCACAGTCCCTTGCCACTTCGTGTCTGTGGGCCTGTCAGCAATAGCCAGGACTTTGCCAAGCACTTCCACTGTTCCAGTGGATCGCCAATGAACCCGGACAACAAGTGCCACATCTGGTAA